The Cottoperca gobio unplaced genomic scaffold, fCotGob3.1 fCotGob3_271arrow_ctg1, whole genome shotgun sequence genome includes the window AAGGGGATACATCATGCTAATGTCATAGGatcatacttgtattttttgtttctactataacatgtttacgctgtaatgttcaaaaaacacttgTTCTCATAccgtctgtgtgaaacatgcaTTCACCCTCTTTAAGCCCCCTGTCAAAAAgctcagtctgctctgattggtgcAAAAGTAGTTCTCAAGCTGCTGGTGGAGATTCTCAGGTGGTGGGGCGGTATATTCTAATTATCCTGCATGTGACGTAGGATGGTGAGCCAAATCTGAATTGCTTGTTGAATCCAAGTTGCAATCTCGGGCTGAGcagtgccaaaaactgcagttcatctaatcgccacttgaggctggctccaaaaggcAGTCGATCTTCACAGTCCCCACCATGTTAAAACTTTATAGCAGATATAAACATGGTTACAGCCTGATACTAAACAGTTTAGGTCTCTATAGCTAAATTCCCTATTCATGAGAACTGTACGGGGGTGAGTTTTTTTATTGAACTCACCTGTTTTAATTAGAATTACATTGAGGCTTAAGGTGCGTGACGGGTGCCGTCTCCTGCTGTCTGTCGCTTTCTTCACaactcttcagaaacctatggcTGACGTCACAGAGACTGCATCCACATTTTGAACAGGCTGTTTGAATCCCATGTTTCTAACCTACATAGaactgactgggttgtcttaCACTGCAGATACCCAAACATTTGTGTACAAGCACTGATAAAGTGAGATATGTCTCCTTTTAAATAAAGTAGACACCCTTTATTTTTggattttatataaaataaacacaccTTCAGCATAAATCCTCGTACGATTCTTATATAATAAGTCTCTACATTTCACAGTGCAAGTTTAAATGCTGTATTGTTTTTTGACCACAAATGCAACTCACTACATTTAACCAGTACAAATTGTCTCTGGTGTTTGGAATGATTTCCCACAAGTACAATGAGGACTTGTATATCTACTAATACATTTTGAGTGACAGTAATTTCATGTTCTTGTATTATTGCCACCATATCAATTTCCTTGTCACTGCTTAATTCTTAGGGTGTCAACATTCTGTTCAGAATCCATCAAAATCAGTTGTGCAATGATGTTTCCTTTTAATAGTGCAACATTGCTTTCATAATTAGTAAAGTTGACCACATTGTACTAATCTTCACCAAGATGTAAACAGTTCAAGAGTTAGAGGCCAAAATGTGAGTAGAAAGTTGGACTCCAATACATCTGCTGACCTCAGTAACCCAGTCACCTCGATACTGTCACAGaggggaaataaagaaaacaccaaCCTCCGAAACAGACAATCAATGCACATTATACTCTAAATTGGTAACTGGGACTGATGTGCTGCATGTACCATCATCTCTGTGCAACAGTCTGCTGATTTAATTGCACTTACATAAGCAACATATGTTGCTGGAGCAACGGTGGCGCATTTAAATCCAGTGGCCGGTAGCTCCCATGAACTTtgctacatttgttttaattgttgtcttATTTTACTGGAGCATGTTTGGCATATGAGATACACTCATAAACAACGGAGAAAGAAGTGCGTTGGTTGGAGTGCAGCATCTTCGAGTCTGTGAGAGCCTGTGCGGGCAAACACCTGACgtcaaatgtattaatgttaAAGATACCGGCCATATTATCTGGCCAGAgaattcaccattgtttttgtttgtttacatttctgttgcaAACAGAACACAACTACTGTTATTGTTCggttttgtcatgttttctgtGTAGCATAATGGActaagctacaactgcatttgcacaatgacaataaattatccttGAATTTCCACTTTTAAGTGCCTGAGAAATTCCATTATCATGCGTCTCTGATGGAGTCTGGTCCCAGGTTGTTGTGACTGAAGAGCAGTGGCTGTATGCTTTGATGAGTCAAAGCTACATTAGCTGTGCTTTTGCCCTCCCCCTGTGGGAGCGTCTGAGGTGTTGATCCATGAAGCATCAGCAGTCCACACAGGGTGAGAGAGATTCCCACCCACCATAGAACTGCATGAAACTCTCCAAAAATCACCCTCCCCAGGACGGCctggacacacaaacataagaGACTTGCtgtgaaacacagacacaacatgaGTCCGAATGCTTTCACAACAACTTGTTGCTGTcaagtacatttttttttttcacaggcTCAGTGTTTAAAGTACAACAATGAAAGCACCATAGGGGAATGCTTACTGAGGAGATGAAGTTGGATGCCGTGGGTAGTGACTGTGACCCTGGCTGAAGAGGAGCAGTGTCGGAGGGCCTTGGAGAAGAAGGCCCACATGACAGCATTACAGGTGAACAGCAGGCCTCCACACAACAGCCGCAGGGGGATGTGGAGCTGCAAATACACGGGTGAAATGAGAACGCAGCAGTGAGCCACTCAACCACAGATGGGTGAGGAATTAAAGGAGAAATCTTCTCTAGGTGTTCAGCTGGGTTGAGATCTGGTTCTTTAGGGTTTTAGGGTCAccatgtactgtgtgtttataaatgtgacTCAAGCGTCTGTTATGAAATGGTTAATAGTTACAGCATTACTTGGACTACTAGCCTTTGAGAGTTCCAGTAGTTTGGCCAATTAAACCCAAAACTGACATTACTCCCTTTGTTATGACTGTTGTGATCGTCCATTGaactgttagttacatgttgcGTATATGTAATATTCATTCCTTTTTAGGTAACTCTTGCTACTTTTCATTTTGGCTACTGCTGGTCATGCTAAAACAGACTCTACGCCGGGTGTACAGCCTGTGCTTAATGTTACTACAGTCAATGTGCATCTGTTTGGCCATTACTGATTTGTAAACTTGTTTATTGCtgtattcatattatttttatattttgtgtgtgtcatcatggcagaatgtgctcctggagacacagcaggaactaccacagaggaggCTTTGAGTACTGCCAGGTGTTTATACTTCTGTcggtctgtggacagattttgtcataGTGGTAGGGTTGAAACGCCATTGCCGCCAAGGGTCCATTACCATAGTAACATTTATCATTAATGTTATAAATAAGGCTACACCTGTGCTGTGAAAGCTCTTTCTaggtcttcttcttcactggttTAGATTCTACATAATACACCAAGTGATACGTAATTTCTAAAGTAAGAACATATATTTCTAACATGTTCGCAAAGTATTAAAAGACGCAGAGAGGTGTTATATGTAACTTCTCACCCAGTCACATGTTGCGGATCCACAGTCCGTTTCAGCCCAGCCGCTGAGCCCCGACTCACACATCTCTCTCAGGTAGTCTGGCCCGAGTGACAGCttggcagacagagaggcagtgGCCCCCAAAATGCCGGCTATTACCGCGTAAACAGACcctgaaaacatatttgaatgaCACACATTACCGGGACAGGAGTCCATACCAGTAGCAAAGACCATTTAGAAAGGAGCCGGCGCACTGAGAGTCCATTTCCTGTATTTGTGTCACGTGGGTTTCACCACTGTCGCGCCCCTTTAGGAGACTAGCTAACGTCACCTAACGTCCACGAACACCCTAGCTAactaatattcataatgctaaatgtgtttgttagctGTGTACATCTTTAATGTTAGCGAAATAAGATAtatgggtgattcttcaactacggaccattttggtctggaactttttagaacaaatgaaatatattcaaagaaatgtttcaatgtttatatttctacatcttGTGTATTCAAACTTCCTGATAGTGAAtatgctgaatttctttaaataatataccatttttgtgattttattaaaacagtcagaggaaatcatcatttccatcacaccacaaaaaattgttttaaaagaaaaaagatatatcttgtgttttcaaattgttcaatgaaatatcacacacagagatggcctaaagtataatttaaaataaccttttttccATTCTTTATATGAAAAACATCTTTGAACTGCTTTGCTTAAAGGGTTAAGTCTTCAATCAATTTCTTACACGGCACAATCATGAGTTTTcgaaaaatataaattaatagtacttataactgcacaattttccaaactacaaaacaatttttatgtgattatgtcaatttgtatgcatttttggtTATACAATGTGACATTGTGTGACGGAAAAGACtgcatgtgttggaaatgacaggtcacaaaaacatttttaaacaatgtccCCACAATTTTTTAAGGGAAGAACTTCATCATCTAAACTTTAACCTTTAAGCACATAAAATTATTTGGCAGAAAATTGCTGAAAAGTGCTGAAACCTACAAGCAAGTTGTAAATGTTGCCCTTACTATTTAGCGCAAAACAAAAGCTGTTTAAGTACAAGTCCCTGTTTCATTCTCTTTGGGGGTTCCTTGTCAGTGAATAGtaattgcagatatattttgGACCTCACTCTAACACTGACAGTTTTGACTTGTGGTCTCCATCTGAACGTtaaatttgtttatttttctttggatttgcacttgttttttaacaaaaaaatctTTGAGATTCTAACTTTAGTACTAATAATGAAACCATAGATTTATATAGCTTGAAATTTCATCCGTTTCAAAGCTAACAAattgaaacatttatgaaggTTTAACTAAGTGAGTAGAACTTCAGaacaaaatcaaatttaaactcctttttttttttttaactaagtttcaaatgtttatgttcaaaatgaaacaaactaaaacattccTGTCCTCTAAGGCTGGTCTTAATTAAATTTGAGCTAAAATGAATTCTCACAGTATTTATCTGTGAAacttgcatacagtatataccaaGTCTGCCTCTATTCATCATGGTCAAGAGCAGAGCGTATTTCTGCCCAAACTGCAGGATCCAACACATGCTGCTTTGTGACTGGCTGAGGCTCCGGGACCAGTctgagaacatcttctgtccGATACCAGAGCACATCATCTCTCATTGGCCAGAAAAACCTGTTTTTGCCAACACgactcattgtttttaccaAAGCACAGTTGTCAGTGCCAACATCCTGTACAATGCCTGGGTAAGGCTCCCCATCATATCTGACCACACACCACTTTCTAATTAGTCCCTCATGAAGGTCTGCAACGGACTGAACTTTGGTGGTAGGTGTGCTTGTGGATGTGGTTTTTGAAGGAATTTCAGTTTCTATCTACTTCAGGATTCTCCATCAGAAACTTCTTGTGCAGCGCTCCCATTGTTTCAACCAGAAAGTGCTTTTGCattcttttcttattctttgtaattgtcttcttctttcctgtTGTTATCCTACTGTTGTCATCACGctcaataaatgttgttattttttattccacTTCTTTGCTGATTTTGTTGGATTGCGTCTTACGGATGCATCGAAGTTTGGTGGCCCTCATCACGTTTTCCCTCCACAGCTTAAGTGAGAACCCAAACTCCTTTTTAGCGAAGCTGACCATGCGATATTTTTGCAGCCACAACTTTGGCGATCAATTGGCAATCTTTAGCAGCGTgcatattttgatatttcttttttatttgggaAATAATTGTGTTGTGAAACAGCAGAGTTCTTCTTAAATCTTTTGTTCCTCGTCTCATCTGTTGTTTGGTTTTGAGCTTCGGTGAATCGACCATCACCATTTCCTTTTTAAGTCGGTGACATCTTTTCTTGTACTTCTCAACCTTCTTTAAGGCATTTTCCAGCTTTGCATTTGTTACATGAAGATCTCTGTAGACCTTCGCCCTTGTCTTCGcaaccttttttcttcctcttcttctctgtgtgtggtttTCAGGTGCCGGCAACTGAGGTGTTTCAGGTGGCTCAGAGGAGCTGGAGTTGTCAAGTGAGACATGTTCTGGGTCAACAAGAATGTCTTCTGGTGACTGTGGTGGGGTTGTTCCAGCCATAAATGTCTCTACTACAGCTACTCTTTTCAACTTCCTGCGTCTGTTTCGTTGACATGTTCGCCATTGCGTCCTAGTTTTTCTTTGCGCTCTCTTGGACAATTTTGACACAGATTTAACAACAccttgttccttttttttcaggtatctttctctgtctttcctgaGGGACTCCTGGTATTTAACCTGGTCTGATTTAATCCTTTCTCTGTAAGCTTTTGATCTCTCTGATGTGGTCTTGCGTGCCATCTTAAAGAACAAGAGAAGGTGTCAACACCAGCAatggcatttctttttttactgtgttgCCATACAGTATGAAACaattaagtgttttgtttaattgtttaatttaatatacattatttttcactgatataagccataacactcaaattgtcattttcattacaatatgtcttttccatcacaataatAAAAGTGATGGAAATTACTTTctgtcacatttttaaaaaatctcATGATGTGTTAGCATGATAACGTCTTCTTTAAagctagcattaaataaacacaaaatacacaataccaaatgttgtttttcttattatttctacatttaaaggatatatgagctagttggaaatgacagccaataaacatattttagatTGATCAAATATTGACCTTGATTTGATCTTATATCActtcccttcatggagctgtctttgtgctgcagccatgtgctctcctgtcacatgactatggctgtgatcaccaagtttaaaaaaactttataaaaaactcaccaaattcacattttgcatggagtgatggaaacatgaaatactaatatatcttacaacacatgatacatttcattaaaatggccatttatgtatcatttgcacatacaattaatattaggtcaatattaaattcaaaacttagcaggtttgaatatccaacATCAGGTCAAGGGACAAGTGATATACAGCAAGAATAACACATAATAGGtcactttttatgtaataaaaataataatttttgtatattccttttggtgttaagtgagtgtcacaaaaacaaaaaataggaaatgtgttttagtgtttcttatttctgccagggacacaaaaatgacgatagttgaagaatcacccataAATACATTAGACGCGCCCACGCGACAGGGAGTGGAACTTTATTCCGGCTTGTTTATACAGCCATGCTTGTAATGCGCTATCTTTACTTAAAGAGCATCTTTGCCATTAGACACATTTAAGGAATGCTGCAGTGATTTAGCcagcaacattaaaataatggtAATGTAGATGAATGTACTAGCGAGGTTACAGATATGATAACTGAAGCTGCCTCTGAAAGTAAAACCTAAAATTATGATAAAAGGGAATAAGATAATTGTGTCATGGTGGAATGATGAGTAGGCCTATggctataaaataaataaaaagtgctcTCAGAAACCTCAGAAATAACCTGAATTTGGACAATTTGATAGAGTATAAAAGAAAGACAGCCATAGCACTCACACTAATTAAAATAGCTTAAAGATCTGGAGACAGTTTtaggaagacagagagatgtgggaCAGGTATGGAATATCAGATATGGAAAAGGCCAATCTACTAGGAAGAGTATTTACCAGTGTTCACAGTGAAAATCACCGTACTGATATACATTAACAAAGGAAAGAAGATGTTTTAAAAGATAATGAAGAGGTGCATAATAAGAAGGTAGAAATCAGCTCAGCTCTGGGTATGGAATTCACCATCAGGGAAATGAGAAGAGCGTTAGAGGGCAGCAGATATTCTGACAAgatcatttatattatacaaTGTTTAGACAATAACCAAAGGGAGCACGAGAAATAGTGTTGAAACTTTTCAATGAAACATGGACAGAAGAAAGACCTATTTTACCATTCGCTAAACCAGGAAAAGCTAAACCAGTTCGCCTCCTGGACcttgtacatgtgtgacgataaaaatcctccatttccattccAAGAAAGCGAAACAGtagatattaaataataatatacaatacagtCCAGCAGTCAATTCCAATTATAGATAGGAGAAGAAGTGGACAAAGAGGAATTTTAACACTGGGTACTTGCTTAAAAGATATTTAGAAAATAGTTACtataattatgtaaataattTTACAGATCAATCAAATACTGAGTATGTCAGAGAGGGTATAGCCTATAGGTTCCAAAATATGACAAAGGATGTGTTAAGAGAATATCAAACTCTGCAGTTGCAATACAAAGTATACAATGAGGTCAAACAGTTTGAGAGGATCTTCTAAGTGATGTAAATATGTCCTCATTCAATATACAGCAACTAGAAATGGATGTTCATTTCTGTTGGATACCAGCTCATGTTGGAATAGAGGGAAATTAGGTTGCAGATGTGGAAATCACAAATTTATCATCAAACTTAGTATTACTTGCTTAatcttagatgtacactgcacttttatactttgatttatgtactatacacatcactatgtaagttgttgtacttttatatcttgatccatgtaacatacacattactatgtatgtatattgttgtacttttataccttgattaaagtaccacacgcattactatgtatgatgttacATTCTTATATCATTTTGATCAGAACtatatgcatgtccatgattgAAAATAGTGGCACATAGAGTGATttgaactgtggcacacagggtgcagggagctagctttgtagactataaccagataaggtATGCGTAAGAAAAGATGTCCATTccgctatcatagcaggtgttgtgttgaacggCAGTAACCCAAGGCATGAGAAGACCTTGAGAGATCCTCGGACTGAGAAAATGTTATGGTAAAACTTTAAGCACTCTGTGTCAGGCTCAGACACTGACCAGAGATGTACTGTTCAGCATGTACacataatgtagtgtaagtttgAATAGGTATActaaatgtagtgtaagttcccaataaatgtaaacaggtaccaaatcaggacaccaaagatgaaactgtgccaagaggcgTGGTCACGCCTACCGCACCAACAATGACCAATAAAAAGAAGGGATACTCATATTTTGCTAGTGTGTATAtcaggggcgtagctaggttttcaagtttgggtgggcttagcccagaggtgaggtggagctgtgtgtacctgcatggtagtacagttaccattaaaggaactcagatggcatgatgatggagaagtaagtctgggagttttgccctgagcaaagccactacacacacacagtgttttgtgctggtcGTCAACATATcagtcatgttaaccaggtccatgttacctggccttagtcatgttgacatgttttaggaatagggtggacttcacatcctTCACAACGCTCCCCCGGCAGattcttttaacattttaaagtgaattgtatgcatctagtgcactttgagagcaaaatgaagatgctagatctaatagaacttggtcttggtaaggggagggggcacaactctcaacactaagataaaaaaaatatcaatctatcaaatgacaatgacagttaagtgaaatattttcattttgaaaactttattcttcaaaaaaGGAGCATTAGCCGGGAATCCCAGTTtctttcatttggatgtgaatttatatttgtttcttacTAATCTTATACTTGCTAATCTCTGTGAGCCCATGGGGTTAGGTTGAATATATAAGAATGTTTGCCCTTACTGTTGATGGTACTTGCACTGTGGAAATAATAATCTAAAGAAGCTGAGATGGCAATAACTACAAAGCAACAGAAATATTCTCTTCTTTAATttatcatcataaaaacattgaatgattggagaaaacactgacaccaaTTTATAATAGGATACAGGCTCCCCTTGCAAACaacatttgcataaatctgGTGCGCTTTAAGACAAAACAATGCCTATCCACTAACACTAACtaacacaaactaacacacCATCTGTCTTTCAGACACTTGTAGGTGGAAGCATCAAATAATTCATTCTCTGTTTGAGAGTGGCAAAGCGATCCATCACGCTGTTGTGATTCAGATGCCATAGAatgtcactttttttattttcaaaattttAATTTGGGTGGACTATGCCACTGTATGCATGTGAACGCTCATCCggggcctttttgtgaaactgcgaGACAGCTAACTGCATTTCTGTGGTCCGTGGAACAGTGAAGCCGATCGGCCCTCTtgagtataatttgatgttttgttgcacttttgattttaataaataacttgatattaaAACCCAAGATTCCTGGTGCATCTCTTTACAGATAAAAACACGTAACACAGATAAACTTGCAAAAAGTGCATTCAATAAAAATTATAATGATATTTTAGACATTTATTATGAGCGATCAGAAGCAACATCACTAATACACCAcgaaataattacattttggcAGGAAATCTGGAATAACGATACTAAAGGTCGAGATTATAACAACATTTAACCAAATAGGCTTCTCTCAAAAAGACTTATTACTTTGTCAAATTCCATTGGTGATTTAAATCACCACTATATTCTTCTGGCGTCCTCGGTGGTGGGCAAATAATTACCACAGGACaaaattaacttgtttttgcCTGCGACCGCacgattttattttgaagacaaaatactttttctgcTCACATTTTCGCCATCTTGAGTTCACACATCCGCTAACCGTCACGTGACTCGCAGCGGCACATCTTGATGACGTACATCATGTTTTGGTGAAACCGTGCTTATCGAGTCTGTTCAGGCCTATATTTTATTGCTGTGTTTATAACTCGTCTACAATGAACAGAAGCAAGGCCAGCGGCGTGTCGTGGGTGAAACCAGCGGAACCGTCATTTCTGAAGAAGTTTAAAAAGGATGTTGGTTATAAAGAAGGACCGACTGTTGATACGAAGGTAACATATTTGATGTGTTTGGCTAAATGGTTTACGTTAAGCTAGCAGCACAACACCTCAATAACGTTCACACATTTGGGTAACATTTTGGCGGGAACTTCGTGTTATATGGTTTTGGGTTTTAGTGGCATGCTGATTAAATAATCGTCTTTCATTGAAACAAGACACAACCTCCGCATTGGACCCGGACCCGTCCATTCACACCTCAGAACACCGCTTTCCCTCGACTTCGCTCATCCACTGATGGGTTAGTTCTCTCATTAGATACGTGTCTGTTTCTTATTCCTCTCTCAGCTCCAGACGATGCCCACACTGGATGATGACAGTGGGAGTGATCGGGAGGATGAGCTCCCTCAGGTTGTGGTTCTAAAAGGAGGAGACCTGAGTGCAGAGGACGTGAAGAAGATCAAGGAGGACATGAGTCCTGCAGACAAAGGTAACACCATATGAGATCATTTTGAATATAAtccaaatgttgtattttgtcAAGGCAACAGCAGGCATATAAAATGAAAACCACTGCCAGAAACGTATTGATGATTCATATATATCCATCTTGTCCACAGATGAAGCACCTCCTTCTGATGGTAAAATCCTGTTTAAGAAACCAGCCAAGCGCTCCTCCTCAGACAAATTCCAGGGCATCACTGCCAGCTCcagcaaaaagaagaagagtgatgaaggggaggacgaggaggaagaggaggaggtggtggtgaaGAAAGAGGTGAAGGAGGTGAAAaaggaggtgaagaaggagatgaagtctggaaagaaagttaaaaataaCAGCCTTCTGTCATTTGGaggggatgaggaggaagatgaggactAAATGTTACTGGTGAAATGTAAGAACGTCATTAACCCCTGTGACAGAAAGTGACATTGGAATATAATtggtcaaatgttttataatattgaCGAATAGGAACGGGGGTAAAATCAACAGACATTGTATTCTTGACTGATATTGTCTGGAGTTCATCAACAGTGTGCAGCCTGTCCATTCTGTAGTGTTTTCTAAGGACAGTGCCAGTATTTCTTCATGTCTAAGCCCGCTGACTACAAATAGTCTATACTTGATATTACTGACaactgtttttttcattttagtaCACTGTAAAAATCAACTTGCAGAGATTCAATTTTCttgaataacaataacaaagaacATCTTGAATACTCTGCTTGCATTTGTGTCAAAGTTGCTGTACAGGAAGGAGCACAGGGGTAATTTCTAACTCCACTTGGTGCATTCAAAGACACTCCGACACCCTGAAACTGATATTCTGCTCAACAGAAAGACTGACTGACTTGAAGAAAATATCTTATTGTGATTTTTCTGACCAATATTGCAATTGTGATTGAAATTGCAAATCTTTTCTTCAAATCAGCCTGCAGGCCTGCGTTTGATCTGCACAATGTCAAACCAAATATGATCGCACTAAGAGTAACAAATGTATCTTGTTTCTACATCAATAGAATCAGACAAAAATGCTTTACTAATAACAGCTGCAAACTTATAGTAACAGTGACAAAAGTCACCCAAAAATATGACTCATTCAGAATTGAGCTCTTTCTGTAGTCTGAACATCTAATCctaaagacaaacacaacgcACGCAGGGAATAGAAAAGCataaatctgctattaaaaatGGTAAATCACATCCAGATAGGACACAGTGAAACACttttacataaaacacaataGAAGCTACATTAAAAGGAGCACCAGGTACTTTATGGTGAGGGCCGAGTTGAGGttaaatagatataaaatgCGTGTGCGTGAACAAGAAGGGTCTGTCCTTACTgattgagatttattttaaatgtttatatctatctatctatctctatctctatctctatctctatatatatatatatatatatatatatatatatatatatatatatatatatatatatatatatatatatatatatatatatatatatatatatatatatatatatatatatatatatatatatatatatctctctctctctcaacaggGACCAAACATTTTCTAtagatgtttttctttacacAGGGGTTGTCTAAGAGTTTGTCAGACCAGCTTTGCCATGGTGATGGGACAGTAGGGTGGCCCATATCGTCAGGGACTCTAATGGATACGAGTGCTTGTGAATGCACCAACAGTGAGTTCTTCAGATATGGCCCCGCACACAGCTT containing:
- the LOC115005152 gene encoding LOW QUALITY PROTEIN: transmembrane protein 42-like (The sequence of the model RefSeq protein was modified relative to this genomic sequence to represent the inferred CDS: deleted 1 base in 1 codon) codes for the protein MVFATGMDSCPGNVCHSNMFSGSVYAVIAGILGATASLSAKLSLGPDYLREMCESGLSGWAETDCGSATCDWLHIPLRLLCGGLLFTCNAVMWAFFSKALRHCSSSARVTVTTTASNFISSAVLGRVIFGEFHAVLWWVGISLTLCGLLMLHGSTPQTLPQGEGKSTANVALTHQSIQPLLFSHNNLGPDSIRDA
- the kiaa1143 gene encoding uncharacterized protein KIAA1143 homolog, with the translated sequence MNRSKASGVSWVKPAEPSFLKKFKKDVGYKEGPTVDTKLQTMPTLDDDSGSDREDELPQVVVLKGGDLSAEDVKKIKEDMSPADKDEAPPSDGKILFKKPAKRSSSDKFQGITASSSKKKKSDEGEDEEEEEEVVVKKEVKEVKKEVKKEMKSGKKVKNNSLLSFGGDEEEDED